One Ricinus communis isolate WT05 ecotype wild-type chromosome 2, ASM1957865v1, whole genome shotgun sequence DNA segment encodes these proteins:
- the LOC8275074 gene encoding protein argonaute 1 yields the protein MVRKRRTEAPASGGESSEPHEAASGGSQRPYERNAPPQQGPGGPYQGGRSWGPQSQQGGRGGGGRGRSGGMSQQQQYGGGPEYQGRGRGPPQQGGRGGYGGGRSSSNRGGPPSVGPSRPPVPELHQATLAPYQAGVSPQLMPSEGSSSSGPPEPSPVVVAQQMQELSIQQEVSSSQPIQAPPPSSKSMRFPLRPGKGSTGIRCIVKANHFFAELPDKDLHQYDVTITPEVTSRGVNRAVMEQLVKLYRESHLGKRLPAYDGRKSLYTAGPLPFISKEFKITLIDEDDGSGGQRREREFRVVIKLAARADLHHLGLFLQGRQADAPQEALQVLDIVLRELPTTRYCPVGRSFYSPDLGRRQPLGEGLESWRGFYQSIRPTQMGLSLNIDMSSTAFIEPLPVIDFVNQLLNRDVSSRPLSDADRVKIKKALRGVKVEVTHRGNMRRKYRISGLTSQATRELTFPVDERGTMKSVVEYFYETYGFVIQHTQWPCLQVGNQQRPNYLPMEVCKVVEGQRYSKRLNERQITALLKVTCQRPQERERDIMQTVHHNAYGNDPYAKEFGIKISEKLASVEARILPAPWLKYHDTGREKDCLPQVGQWNMMNKKMVNGGTVNNWICINFSRNVQDSVARGFCYELAQMCYISGMAFNPEPVLPPVSARPEQVEKVLKTRYHDAMTKLQQGKELDLLIVILPDNNGSLYGELKRICETDLGLVSQCCLTKHVFRMNKQYLANVALKINVKVGGRNTVLVDALSRRIPLVSDRPTIIFGADVTHPHPGEDSSPSIAAVVASQDWPEVTKYAGLVCAQAHRQELIQDLFKEWQDPVRGRVTGGMIKELLISFRRATGQKPQRIIFYRDGVSEGQFYQVLLYELDAIRKACASLEPNYQPPVTFVVVQKRHHTRLFANNHNDRNAVDKSGNILPGTVVDSKICHPTEFDFYLCSHAGIQGTSRPAHYHVLWDENKFTADGLQSLTNNLCYTYARCTRSVSIVPPAYYAHLAAFRARFYMEPETSDSGSMTSGPVGGRGGMGGGAGARSTRGPAASAAVRPLPALKENVKRVMFYC from the exons ATGGTGAGGAAGAGGAGAACTGAGGCTCCTGCAAGTGGGGGTGAGAGCTCTGAGCCCCATGAAGCGGCAAGTGGAGGATCTCAACGGCCATATGAGAGGAATGCACCACCTCAACAGGGACCAGGTGGACCATACCAAGGTGGAAGGAGTTGGGGTCCGCAGTCTCAGCAAGGAGGTCGCGGCGGTGGTGGACGTGGACGTAGCGGTGGGATGTCTCAACAACAACAGTATGGTGGTGGCCCTGAATATCAAGGCAGGGGAAGAGGTCCACCTCAGCAAGGTGGTCGAGGAGGCTATGGCGGTGGTCGCTCCAGTAGTAACCGTGGAGGTCCACCTTCTGTTGGTCCATCCAGACCTCCAGTTCCCGAGCTGCACCAAGCAACCTTGGCTCCTTACCAAGCTGGGGTGTCCCCTCAGCTGATGCCATCTGAGGGGAGCTCTTCTTCTGGTCCACCAGAGCCATCTCCGGTGGTAGTAGCCCAACAgatgcaggagctctctatcCAGCAAGAAGTTTCTTCAAGCCAACCAATCCAGGCACCACCACCCTCCAGCAAATCAATGAGGTTCCCACTTAGGCCTGGGAAGGGTAGCACTGGAATAAGGTGTATAGTGAAGGCTAACCACTTCTTTGCCGAATTACCCGACAAGGATTTGCACCAATATGAT GTTACAATAACACCAGAGGTCACATCACGGGGTGTCAACCGTGCTGTAATGGAACAACTGGTTAAGTTGTACAGAGAGTCTCATCTTGGAAAGCGTCTTCCTGCATATGATGGCCGAAAGAGTCTATACACTGCTGGGCCACTTCCCTTTATATCAAAGGAATTCAAAATCACTCTgattgatgaagatgatggatCAGGCGGGCAAAG GAGAGAGAGGGAATTTAGGGTTGTGATCAAATTAGCTGCTCGTGCGGACCTGCATCATTTAGGGCTCTTTTTGCAGGGAAGGCAAGCAGATGCACCACAGGAAGCCCTTCAAGTTCTTGACATTGTTCTGCGAGAGTTACCTACTACTAG GTATTGCCCTGTCGGTCGATCATTTTATTCTCCTGATCTAGGAAGAAGGCAACCCCTTGGTGAGGGTTTGGAGAGCTGGCGTGGTTTTTACCAAAGCATTCGACCTACACAGATGGGATTGTCTTTAAATATTG ATATGTCTTCCACTGCTTTCATTGAACCGCTACCAGTCATTGACTTTGTGAATCAACTGTTGAACCGAGATGTTTCTTCTCGACCATTGTCTGATGCTGACCGCGTGAAG ATTAAAAAGGCTCTTAGAGGAGTCAAGGTGGAAGTTACACACCGTGGAAATATGCGCAGAAAGTACCGCATATCTGGTTTAACATCACAGGCAACACGAGAGTTGAC TTTTCCAGTTGACGAAAGAGGAACAATGAAATCTGTCGTGGAGTACTTCTACGAGACATATGGTTTTGTAATTCAACACACGCAATGGCCCTGTCTACAAGTGGGGAATCAGCAGAGGCCGAATTATCTGCCTATGGAG GTTTGCAAGGTTGTTGAGGGCCAGAGGTACTCCAAGAGACTGAACGAGAGGCAGATAACTGCCTTGCTGAAGGTGACCTGTCAGCGTCCTCAAGAAAGGGAGCGTGATATTATGCAG ACTGTTCATCATAATGCGTACGGCAATGATCCTTATGCAAAGGAGTTTGGAATCAAAATTAGTGAGAAGCTTGCTTCAGTTGAAGCTCGCATTTTGCCTGCCCCATGG CTTAAATATCATGATACTGGTAGAGAGAAGGATTGCCTGCCACAAGTTGGACAATGGAACATGATGAATAAG AAAATGGTCAACGGGGGAACAGTGAACAACTGGATCTGCATAAATTTTTCTAGAAATGTTCAAGACAGTGTGGCCCGTGGATTTTGCTATGAACTTGCACAAATGTGTTACATATCTGGAATG GCATTTAATCCTGAACCTGTACTTCCTCCGGTTAGTGCTCGTCCAGAGCAGGTAGAGAAGGTATTGAAAACTCGTTACCATGATGCCATGACAAAACTCCAACAGGGCAAGGAGCTTGATCTGCTTATCGTAATTCTCCCTGACAATAATGGCTCTCTTTATG GTGAACTGAAGCGCATTTGTGAGACGGATCTTGGTCTTGTTTCTCAGTGCTGTTTAACAAAGCATGTGTTCAGGATGAACAAACAATATTTGGCAAATGTggcattaaaaattaatgttaagGTTGGGGGAAGAAACACTGTGCTTGTTGATGCATTATCAAGGCGCATTCCTTTGGTTAGTGATCGGCCCACTATTATTTTTGGTGCTGATGTCACCCATCCACATCCGGGGGAAGACTCGAGCCCATCTATTGCAGCT GTTGTGGCTTCTCAAGATTGGCCAGAAGTAACGAAATATGCTGGCTTGGTTTGTGCACAAGCCCATCGGCAAGAGCTTATTCAAGATCTCTTTAAAGAATGGCAAGACCCTGTGAGAGGAAGAGTTACTGGTGGCATGATTAA GGAACTCCTTATATCTTTCCGCAGAGCAACTGGGCAGAAACCTCAGCGTATTATATTTTACAG GGATGGTGTTAGTGAAGGACAATTCTACCAAGTGCTGCTGTATGAACTTGATGCTATCCGGAAG GCGTGTGCTTCTTTAGAACCAAACTATCAGCCTCCAGTGACATTTGTTGTGGTTCAGAAGCGTCACCACACTAGGTTGTTTGCAAACAACCATAACGACCGTAATGCTGTTGACAAGAGCGGAAATATACTGCCTG GTACTGTCGTGGACTCTAAGATCTGCCATCCAACTGAATTTGACTTCTATCTGTGTAGCCATGCTGGGATTCAG GGTACCAGCCGTCCAGCTCATTACCATGTATTATGGGATGAGAACAAGTTTACTGCCGACGGGTTACAGTCCCTTACAAACAATCTTTGCTACAC ATATGCGAGATGCACGCGCTCTGTTTCCATCG TACCTCCTGCATACTATGCTCATCTTGCAGCATTTCGAGCTCGGTTCTACATGGAACCAGAGACGTCAGACAGTGGATCAATGACAAGTGGACCTGTCGGTGGACGTGGAGGCATGGGTGGAGGTGCAGGTGCCAGGAGCACACGGGGACCTGCAGCTAGTGCTGCTGTGCGACCCTTGCCTGCCTTGAAGGAGAATGTTAAGCGGGTCATGTTTTATTGCTAG